The genomic window TATAATTATCCCCTACACAGAACTTGAAAACTTTTTAAGTCAAGAAATTTCAAATAAGGAAAAAGCTGGCTATGCATTCACCAAAATAAAACTAGAGAATCTTAAAAAAAAGAACACCATACTATATGCAGATTTAAGCCTTTACTCTGAAAAAAAAAGAGTTTTGAATTCAATTGTTCTCAATTACAACAATCCTTCTGTGAAAGGCTTTTTCCCCGAAGGAGCGTTAAAGCAATTAAACAGAAAGTATATCGATAAAACCTTCAACCAAGAAACCGTTAAAAAACTTTCTGACGACATCAATAGTTTTGAATTTGTTACTCAAACCAAATACCCAGAAATCTTATTTACCAAAGATTCAACAAAAGTCTATACATATATAGATAAGAGAAAAGCAAACACTTTTGATGGTTATATTGGCTTTTCAAACGACGACAGCAAAAAAATACGACTTAATGGTTATTTAGACATTTCCTTACTTAACACGCTTCATGCAGGAGAACAATTTTCATTATATTGGAAAAGCGATGGAAACAAACAAACAACATTTAATACAAAACTGGAAATCCCGTACATTTTTAAAAGCCCTCTAGGAATAAAAGCCCAACTAAATATTTTTAAACAGGACAGTACATTTCAAAATACAAAAACAGAAATAAATTTAGGCTATTTTCTAAGCTACAATTCTAAAGTATATATAGGATATCAATCAACAGAATCTAGTGACATACAAAACACTAACAGTTCAACAATAAGTGATTTCAAAAACTCATATCTTACTTCCACCCTTGAATACAAAAAAAACGATAATTCCAACTATATGTTTCCAAGGAAATCATACGCAAACATATTATTTGGCTACGGAAAAAGAACAACAAACAACACCCCTGAAACAACAGAAACAACGAATCAATTCTACACCAATATAAATCTATCTTACAATTTCGAATTAAACAAAAAGAACTTTATTTACATCAACCCACAAATCTTATATTTAAAAAGCGACAATTATATAATAAATGAACTTTTCAGATTTGGAGGATTAAATTCAATTAGAGGCTTCTCCGAAAATAGCTTACAAGGAAACATTGCAAATCTATTCATTACTGAATACAGATATTTACTTAGTTCAAATTTATACATCCACACAATACTTGATTATGGAATTTACCAAGATCAGGTTTCAACCAAAAGCAACAAAAAATTCACCAGTTTAATTAGTGCTGGTGTAGGTTTAGGACTACTAACAAAAAATGGCTTATTAAAGATAATAATAGCCAATGGTAGCACAAATCAAGCCGAAATAAAATTTTATAACAGTATACTTACTATCTGTTACAATGTTAAATTTTAGGATTTTACAAAAAATCATTAACAAAATATTAGGATTTTTAACAAGTATTTACGAATATTACATGACTAATCCAAAATATTTGACAATATGAAATCAAAACCAAACAGATTCTTAGTGCTTTTATTAGCACTAATGGCGCAACTAACCTTTGCGCAAGAAAGAACTGTTTCAGGTATTGTTACCGATGATGCAAATATGCCTCTACCAGGTGTAAGTGTATTAATAAAAGGAGCAAAAACTGGAACACAAACCGATTTTGATGGAAAATATTCCATCAAAGCATCACCAAATCAAATTTTAGTTTTTAGCTATATTGGAATGAAATCTCAAGAA from Flavobacterium sp. KACC 22763 includes these protein-coding regions:
- a CDS encoding ShlB/FhaC/HecB family hemolysin secretion/activation protein, encoding MNINGINKQQNSTIDSIPYAKKHINVKSLNNEISATLNHLTKQGYIDSEIIENKKINDSSYIVLIDLKNKIKEIHIYIGTNSLFYDSNKISKDSIIIPYTELENFLSQEISNKEKAGYAFTKIKLENLKKKNTILYADLSLYSEKKRVLNSIVLNYNNPSVKGFFPEGALKQLNRKYIDKTFNQETVKKLSDDINSFEFVTQTKYPEILFTKDSTKVYTYIDKRKANTFDGYIGFSNDDSKKIRLNGYLDISLLNTLHAGEQFSLYWKSDGNKQTTFNTKLEIPYIFKSPLGIKAQLNIFKQDSTFQNTKTEINLGYFLSYNSKVYIGYQSTESSDIQNTNSSTISDFKNSYLTSTLEYKKNDNSNYMFPRKSYANILFGYGKRTTNNTPETTETTNQFYTNINLSYNFELNKKNFIYINPQILYLKSDNYIINELFRFGGLNSIRGFSENSLQGNIANLFITEYRYLLSSNLYIHTILDYGIYQDQVSTKSNKKFTSLISAGVGLGLLTKNGLLKIIIANGSTNQAEIKFYNSILTICYNVKF